The nucleotide window AAAAATACGAGGGGAGTGAGTCTGGAAGTGGTTTCAGTTAACAAGACTTGCATTTAAATAGTAAATGACTTCATTTAAGATGCACAAAAAGGGTAAGGGCACCAAATTTTGGCTTCTCCAAGGAAATTTTTGTTTCCCGAGAACATACAAACTCGGCGTACCATCAATCCGGGAGTGGAGTCTGGCGGAGCGGGTGATAATTGCGTAGGTCCAGACCTGCTGCCATTGTTGTTGACAATGGAGCACAAATTAGGTCAGAACCACGTTCCATCCATGTTCCTCTTCCTTGCCAACTATTTTGCTCCTCCAAAAAACATTGTAGATGCATGGATTTTACTCATGCTCTTCGTTCTAGATCGAATTGACGAGAAAAGAATAATCAAGAACAAAAGATGCATATCACGAAAACTATGAAACTTGGGAGCATTTAGACTTGTGCCATGATTGGGCAGCAAAAGAAGCAGCAGAAGAAGAAAGATCTTGGAAGGAAGAAGGAAACTCCACCGTCATTGTTAATGTCACCCTTCTCGTCAAGGGTTGTCATCATCATCCatcgactctttttttttttcttcttccatttCCTTACTATTTACTGTTTTCCTGACCGCCGGCGTCCATTCCCAGTTTCAATCCACAACTTAAACGCACTAATTGATATGCCTAATTTACAATTACATTTTCCGGCTAACTCTACCAACAAACACAAGGAAAGGGAACAAGAAAAaccttctccttttcttcttcttcttcttcttcttcttccaaaaaAGAAAGGGGAGAGAAGCGACCTCCCCCGGCCCAGCGCTGCGACGTCGATCAGAGGGCCACGGCGCAGCAGTCGGGGCATCGGACGAGCCCGTTCTCGTTGCACTCGGTGCAGGTCCGGAAGCCCCCGCCCTTGTCGCTGTATCGCTTATGGCTGCCGCTGCACGCGGCGCAGAGGACGAAGCGCACGCCGCCGCAGCCCTCGCAGGCGGATGCCACGGTGGGGGCAGCGGCCCCCTCGATGAGGGCCTTGAGCTCGCCGGACTCGTGAAGGCGGCGGATCTCGTCGGCGCCGCCGAGGCAGCGGCCGGCGAGGAAGACCTGGGGGAGGGTGGGCCGCTGGACGCCCAGGGCGGCCTGGAGCTCGGCGAGGAAGCGGGAGTCCATGGAGAGGTCGCGCTCGTCGACGGCGACGCGGAGGCCGCGGAGGATGGAGCGGATGGCGCGGCAGTCCTCGAAGGTGCGGCGGACGACGCGGAGGGAGGTGAAGTAGAGGACGACGCCGCCGCGGCGGGGGTGGCGGTATGGATCGGAGACGGCAGAGCGGAGGGCGCGGAGGGCGGAGGAGGCAAGGCGGGCACGGTGGAGGATGCGGCGGAGGGTGGGAGATGAGGAATGGGCCGCGTCGTGGTCGTCGCGGAGGATGGCCTGGAGGTCCCTGagagtcggggaggagaaggttgGGGAGCGGCAGACGGCGCCGGCGGCAGCGGAGGATCGAGCGGTCTTTACCCACGGCGGCCACATGGGGAGgtggagagagaaaaaaagagagaaacgtTGGTTTGTCGAGAGACGCGAGAGGGAGGCAAGAAAAGAAGCGGGCTTTGTCGCCGTCGTTTGGTTCTTTAAGTAAACCAACCATTAATTAATTCTGGATTGTCCTTAGTTTTGTCTATAATGTTATTAttagtgataataataataataacagtatTATTGTTGTGATGGAGATCGGGAAGGTACAGGAAAGGGCGGTGTTGCAGCTTTGCAGTCTTTTTAACCTATTATATTTTGATCTTTCGATGGCGGAGATTCCTCCcgatatatacatgtatttataaCATCCGAATTTAATCGGGCACGGCACTACAGCCTCCCGCCGGGTGAGAGATCAGATGCCGTGGGCGGAGACACGATCCTCCTTGGCCCCACCTAAAAAGCTTGAACAGCAGGCCGCCTCCGTGTGCATGGATGGGGAGAGAAGTTGTGGCCCCCACTGCAGCCGATACAAAAGAAGAACTACCCTTTGGATTGGTCTTGTAGA belongs to Musa acuminata AAA Group cultivar baxijiao chromosome BXJ3-5, Cavendish_Baxijiao_AAA, whole genome shotgun sequence and includes:
- the LOC135638616 gene encoding uncharacterized protein At5g39865-like, with protein sequence MWPPWVKTARSSAAAGAVCRSPTFSSPTLRDLQAILRDDHDAAHSSSPTLRRILHRARLASSALRALRSAVSDPYRHPRRGGVVLYFTSLRVVRRTFEDCRAIRSILRGLRVAVDERDLSMDSRFLAELQAALGVQRPTLPQVFLAGRCLGGADEIRRLHESGELKALIEGAAAPTVASACEGCGGVRFVLCAACSGSHKRYSDKGGGFRTCTECNENGLVRCPDCCAVAL